From one Desulfovibrio sp. JC022 genomic stretch:
- a CDS encoding phosphatase PAP2 family protein, producing the protein MPFYTQPLDMQIFILVNQIFRKHWMDIAMPLLSSAALLWTIIAVVTIFGVWKKGPKFLVIILLISATMGLADFSTNMIKKSIGRVRPLNSIALTYFKEDGIWQRRPLDYQQTKERGNSYPSAHAANSMAFAVMLMFFFRQLRPWMLFLPIGVGYSRLYLGKHFPTDVMAGWAFGACIAISVWLLWSYWLKFKLPEKYRP; encoded by the coding sequence GTGCCGTTTTATACCCAACCGCTTGATATGCAGATATTCATTCTGGTCAACCAGATATTCCGCAAGCACTGGATGGACATAGCAATGCCTCTGCTTTCCTCCGCAGCCCTGCTCTGGACCATTATCGCGGTAGTCACTATTTTCGGAGTCTGGAAAAAAGGTCCAAAATTTCTAGTCATTATCCTGCTAATCTCCGCCACCATGGGGCTGGCCGACTTTTCCACCAACATGATCAAAAAATCCATAGGCAGGGTCCGCCCGCTCAATTCCATTGCCCTGACCTATTTCAAAGAAGACGGAATCTGGCAACGCAGACCGCTGGATTACCAGCAGACCAAAGAACGCGGCAATTCCTACCCTTCCGCCCATGCTGCAAACTCCATGGCCTTCGCGGTCATGCTCATGTTCTTTTTCCGCCAACTGCGCCCGTGGATGCTCTTCCTGCCCATCGGGGTCGGTTATTCTCGCCTCTATCTGGGAAAGCATTTCCCTACTGACGTCATGGCAGGCTGGGCCTTTGGGGCCTGCATCGCCATTTCAGTCTGGCTGCTTTGGAGTTATTGGCTGAAATTTAAGTTGCCGGAAAAATATAGGCCTTAA
- the glyA gene encoding serine hydroxymethyltransferase, with protein sequence MQEYRNLLQSNDPDIFNALSGEESRQKVGIELIPSENYTYPEVLCTLGSVFTNKYSEGYPGRRYYGGQEFTDTIEDIARERAKQVFRCEHANVQPLSGSPMNQAVYLGLLEPGDTILAMDLSHGGHLTHGAPVSFMGKLFNFIRYKTDPVDGAIDFDELRKTALEHKPKMILCGYTSYPRDLDYAAFKKIADEVGAITMTDASHYGGLIAADVIRNPFDFGFDVVTSTSHKSLRGPRGGMILCKKEFAPKIDKAVFPGLQGGPHMNTIAGIAVTLKKALEPEFKEYGRQVLLNAKTLADELLKSGASLVTGGTDNHMMVLDTEKSYGINGKVAEELLDEVAITTNKQIVPDDPNPPLKPSGIRIGTPAATSRGMKESDMVKLAGWMTTILQNPEDKNLAVTTRSEIESFCSRFPVPGI encoded by the coding sequence ATGCAGGAATATCGAAATCTTCTCCAATCAAATGACCCCGACATTTTCAATGCACTTTCAGGCGAGGAATCCCGTCAGAAAGTCGGTATTGAGCTGATCCCTTCTGAAAATTACACCTACCCCGAAGTTCTCTGCACCCTCGGCAGTGTTTTTACCAACAAATACTCCGAAGGTTACCCCGGCAGACGTTACTACGGCGGTCAGGAATTCACTGATACTATCGAAGACATTGCCCGTGAGCGGGCAAAGCAGGTCTTTCGTTGTGAGCACGCTAATGTACAGCCGCTCTCCGGTTCTCCCATGAACCAGGCTGTATATCTCGGCCTTCTTGAACCCGGCGATACTATTCTGGCCATGGATCTCTCCCATGGCGGGCACCTCACTCACGGTGCCCCGGTTTCCTTCATGGGCAAGCTTTTTAATTTCATCCGCTACAAAACTGATCCGGTTGACGGTGCGATTGATTTTGACGAGCTGCGCAAAACCGCCCTTGAACACAAGCCGAAAATGATCCTTTGCGGATACACCTCTTATCCCCGCGATCTGGATTACGCCGCCTTCAAGAAGATTGCCGACGAAGTTGGGGCTATCACCATGACCGATGCCTCGCACTACGGCGGTCTCATTGCAGCCGATGTCATCCGCAATCCCTTTGACTTCGGCTTTGATGTTGTCACTTCTACCTCCCACAAGTCCCTGCGCGGTCCCCGTGGCGGAATGATCCTTTGCAAAAAGGAATTCGCGCCCAAGATCGATAAAGCCGTCTTCCCCGGTTTGCAGGGCGGACCGCACATGAACACCATTGCCGGTATCGCGGTTACCCTCAAAAAAGCACTTGAGCCGGAATTCAAGGAATACGGCAGGCAGGTGCTGCTTAATGCAAAAACATTGGCGGATGAACTGCTGAAATCCGGTGCCTCCCTAGTCACCGGAGGAACAGACAATCACATGATGGTTCTCGATACCGAGAAGAGCTACGGCATCAATGGCAAAGTTGCCGAAGAACTGCTCGATGAGGTTGCTATCACTACCAACAAACAGATCGTCCCCGATGACCCCAATCCGCCCCTGAAGCCCAGCGGTATCAGGATCGGTACTCCCGCAGCCACCTCCCGCGGCATGAAGGAGTCCGATATGGTCAAATTGGCGGGTTGGATGACCACCATCCTCCAAAATCCTGAAGACAAAAATCTGGCCGTCACCACCCGGTCGGAAATTGAATCTTTCTGCTCAAGGTTTCCGGTTCCGGGAATCTAG
- a CDS encoding VPLPA-CTERM sorting domain-containing protein produces MKNILSILALLVIFVLPAQAFASSYYYTLEGTVGAISDGGGLASAAGLSIGDTVRYVIEIDTDRTGYYTQNNGKTKTVNKSYYSSLFSGTLNGYGSNTNAYLKDGKHNYYAYTGNDYSSVYMNGWGDSFTDLAIGSTVQQVYEAAYNVEDNWSYTQVAAVDLKVTNISNVAPTPIPGAAFLMLGGLGVVGFVKRRFF; encoded by the coding sequence ATGAAGAATATTTTAAGCATTCTGGCTTTGCTGGTTATTTTTGTTCTCCCGGCACAGGCTTTTGCTTCATCTTATTATTATACCCTTGAAGGTACTGTTGGTGCCATCAGTGATGGTGGCGGGTTGGCCAGTGCAGCCGGGTTATCCATCGGCGATACTGTGAGGTATGTGATTGAAATCGATACTGATCGGACCGGATACTATACGCAGAACAACGGAAAGACTAAAACTGTAAATAAATCTTATTACAGTTCTTTGTTTTCAGGTACGCTGAATGGTTATGGATCCAATACTAATGCATACTTGAAGGATGGTAAGCACAATTATTATGCATACACTGGAAATGATTATTCATCAGTGTATATGAATGGTTGGGGGGATAGTTTTACAGATCTCGCCATCGGTTCAACTGTGCAGCAGGTATATGAAGCCGCTTACAATGTGGAAGATAATTGGTCCTATACTCAGGTTGCAGCAGTAGATTTGAAGGTTACCAATATCTCCAATGTTGCCCCGACCCCCATTCCGGGTGCCGCATTTCTCATGCTCGGTGGGCTTGGTGTGGTTGGATTTGTGAAGCGCAGGTTTTTCTAG
- a CDS encoding aminopeptidase, with translation MLTNEQLDKYVDALWWGLTTARTKPYEKGDLIMVRYEAEALPLAEAVFKRLIDEGLNPVPRMTLTPEMERSFYGDGNDDQLRYIAPGEEEFTQGLNGLIVLLAPSSLTHLAGVEPSRMGKCAVARKFLRDIMEKKEQKGELGWTLCSYPTRALAESAGLTIKEFTAQIVKACYLDEDDPAACWNSVFEKASEVKNWLNGLGIESYRVVTDDMDLTVKHGELRQWIGVSGHNIPSFELFISPDWRGTSGVYYADQPSYRSGNYVEGVRLVFEDGIAKEVSAKEGEEFVKKQLAMDEGASKLGEFSLTDRRFSRIDKFMANTLYDENYGGEFGNCHVAVGSSYPDTYAGDQAELNEQMKEELGYNTSALHWDLVNTQDKTVYAKLKDGSEVVIYKSGEFQI, from the coding sequence ATGCTGACTAATGAACAGCTCGATAAATATGTTGATGCCCTGTGGTGGGGTCTGACCACCGCCCGTACAAAGCCTTATGAAAAGGGCGATTTGATCATGGTCCGCTATGAAGCGGAAGCTCTGCCTCTTGCTGAAGCTGTATTCAAACGGCTTATTGATGAAGGGCTTAATCCCGTGCCCAGAATGACCCTGACTCCGGAAATGGAGAGAAGTTTCTACGGCGACGGCAATGACGATCAGCTTCGCTATATTGCTCCGGGTGAAGAGGAATTTACCCAAGGTCTCAACGGCTTGATTGTTTTGCTGGCTCCTTCGTCCCTGACCCATCTAGCCGGGGTTGAACCTTCCCGCATGGGAAAATGCGCGGTTGCCCGCAAGTTCCTGCGTGATATTATGGAAAAAAAGGAGCAGAAAGGGGAACTCGGCTGGACACTTTGTTCTTACCCCACAAGGGCGCTTGCTGAATCCGCCGGACTTACAATTAAGGAATTCACTGCCCAGATAGTCAAAGCCTGCTATCTTGATGAAGATGATCCGGCTGCCTGCTGGAATTCCGTTTTTGAAAAAGCTTCCGAGGTTAAAAATTGGCTCAACGGTCTGGGTATTGAGTCCTACCGTGTTGTGACCGACGATATGGACCTGACCGTGAAGCATGGCGAATTGCGTCAGTGGATCGGTGTTTCCGGTCACAATATTCCCAGCTTTGAACTTTTTATTTCACCTGACTGGCGTGGAACATCCGGTGTCTATTACGCGGATCAGCCTTCTTACCGTTCCGGTAATTATGTTGAAGGCGTACGCCTTGTTTTTGAAGATGGCATAGCCAAGGAGGTCAGTGCCAAGGAAGGTGAGGAGTTCGTTAAAAAGCAGCTGGCAATGGACGAAGGTGCATCCAAGCTTGGTGAATTTTCCCTTACAGACCGTCGCTTTTCCCGTATTGACAAATTTATGGCCAACACCCTTTATGATGAGAACTACGGTGGAGAATTCGGGAACTGCCATGTTGCGGTAGGTTCTTCCTACCCTGATACCTATGCGGGGGATCAGGCCGAACTGAATGAACAGATGAAAGAAGAGCTTGGCTACAACACCTCTGCCTTGCATTGGGATCTGGTAAATACACAGGATAAAACAGTTTATGCTAAGCTAAAAGATGGCAGCGAAGTGGTCATCTATAAGTCTGGTGAATTTCAGATTTAA
- a CDS encoding ferredoxin — MSYIITIDNDKCNGDGECVDVCPTEVYELQDGKAVAVNEDECLGCESCIEVCEQDAITIDEQ; from the coding sequence ATGAGCTACATTATTACCATTGATAATGACAAATGTAACGGTGACGGCGAATGTGTTGATGTATGTCCTACCGAAGTTTACGAACTTCAGGACGGCAAAGCAGTAGCTGTTAACGAAGACGAATGCCTCGGTTGTGAGTCCTGTATCGAAGTTTGCGAACAGGATGCTATTACCATCGACGAGCAGTAG
- a CDS encoding YkgJ family cysteine cluster protein, whose translation MEFKEIFKKYEDLVAEVDKTFNKISEQTEDGIKCAKGCSDCCHALFDLTLVEAIYINRKFNEIYSGMERSEIMHEADVSDRHIHKIKRRAFKASQSGASTTEILKEVSLARVKCPLLKESNLCALYDFRPLTCRIYGVPMNIGGQAHSCQKSGFTPGKAYPTINMDTLQSKLMQLSEELAASINSSLKELPEVLVPVSMALVTEYTAEYLGANTGKKEEAPAEKAAPSEECGTCDKDKSACATCNYSVELGAMPEN comes from the coding sequence TTGGAGTTCAAAGAAATTTTTAAAAAATATGAAGATCTTGTTGCTGAAGTGGACAAGACTTTCAATAAGATATCCGAACAGACTGAAGACGGTATCAAGTGTGCCAAGGGATGCAGCGACTGTTGCCACGCCCTCTTCGATCTGACTCTTGTGGAAGCGATCTACATCAACCGCAAGTTCAACGAAATTTACAGCGGCATGGAACGCTCTGAGATCATGCATGAAGCAGATGTTTCGGATAGACACATCCATAAGATCAAAAGAAGAGCTTTCAAAGCCAGCCAGTCCGGAGCCTCCACAACAGAAATCCTCAAGGAAGTATCCCTTGCAAGGGTTAAATGTCCGCTCCTGAAGGAAAGCAACCTCTGTGCACTCTATGATTTCAGGCCCCTGACCTGTCGCATCTACGGTGTTCCCATGAACATCGGCGGACAGGCCCATTCCTGCCAAAAATCAGGTTTCACCCCGGGTAAGGCTTACCCCACCATCAATATGGACACATTGCAGTCCAAACTGATGCAGCTCAGCGAAGAACTTGCTGCTTCCATCAACTCTTCCCTTAAGGAACTGCCTGAAGTGCTTGTTCCTGTTTCCATGGCTCTGGTTACCGAATACACAGCGGAATACCTCGGCGCCAACACCGGAAAGAAAGAGGAAGCCCCGGCGGAAAAAGCAGCTCCTTCCGAAGAATGCGGAACCTGCGACAAGGACAAATCCGCATGTGCCACCTGCAACTACTCTGTTGAACTCGGCGCAATGCCCGAGAATTAG
- a CDS encoding tetratricopeptide repeat protein translates to MQKFDNIDDYIEDLKKKKEASPTCSNTRYNLGVAHLSKREFMEAEREFLVAIDESPKMAEAYVQLGGIAMQRGDLEGCLRYNITATQQRPFFAVPWGNIGYVYMEQGETDKAIKALKRAIKYDPNFVQALSTLGAAYFNEGEVDDCIEVCEKALKLADNFGPAWNNLALCYTEKEDYKKAVECVDKAVETGFDVSDDFLKELEEHR, encoded by the coding sequence ATGCAGAAATTTGACAATATCGACGACTACATCGAAGATCTTAAAAAGAAAAAAGAAGCCAGCCCCACCTGTAGTAACACCCGCTACAACCTTGGTGTTGCACACCTCTCCAAAAGAGAGTTCATGGAAGCTGAGCGTGAATTCCTCGTAGCTATCGACGAATCCCCCAAAATGGCGGAAGCATACGTGCAGCTCGGCGGTATCGCCATGCAGCGCGGCGACCTTGAAGGCTGCCTGCGCTACAACATTACCGCTACCCAGCAGCGTCCTTTCTTCGCAGTACCCTGGGGCAACATAGGGTATGTTTACATGGAACAGGGCGAAACCGACAAGGCAATCAAAGCCCTGAAACGCGCCATCAAATACGATCCCAACTTTGTGCAGGCTCTCTCCACCCTCGGTGCTGCATACTTTAACGAAGGCGAAGTCGACGACTGCATCGAAGTCTGTGAAAAAGCCCTCAAACTTGCAGACAACTTCGGTCCGGCTTGGAACAACCTCGCCCTCTGCTACACTGAAAAAGAAGATTACAAAAAAGCAGTCGAATGCGTAGACAAAGCCGTTGAAACCGGTTTTGACGTATCTGATGATTTCCTCAAGGAACTTGAAGAACATCGCTAG